A region from the Streptomyces lydicus genome encodes:
- a CDS encoding D-alanyl-D-alanine carboxypeptidase family protein yields the protein MAAWVAGKDDEDGEGAEGGAEDAEAGAEGAEAGDAGDGGADGDAGADGDAEGAVAKSDVKQGEELAAGPGAEPEAAPKKAAPKKAASGKAAPKKAASGKVESDGEGEPSSKAESSSKVEAESAAEVVDQPTAVFKSIGQQKGKSDGKADGKAGAAPEGKGKGKAGVDGKTDSKTDGKADGEGGGERDGDADADAEGTAVDEATRVFAVAKLKGKGAAADAVDQATKSFKITPPARGEDAAKVTPPAKSKAAAEGKDAAKGKAEGKAEGKAKDKAEGEAKTGAKGDAKAGAKDDAKDDAKAARGPERDSERTSQFVALKSADDGTAGKSLGKTAPKTPARTSDKAVEQPSDKAAGKTSDKPVGKVTDKAADKAADKTEAKPEGKAAGALPAAKPADKATDKPAETAAPSKPAGRPGAMPSAATGATAAAAPGALPESERTKQEPLPPLDLLAQLTNTPPPPETPLRTVVRRFKIWTPLAVLLVIIFVVAQAVRPLPDPTLTVGDAASSFTFEGGKLAVPWPAEGQAAIKVVGSGDVGTFGPQKPVPTASVAKIMTAYVVLRDHPLKKDEKGPRIEVDAKAVTEGGSKHESRIMGLRAGQKFSQQDLLKMLMIPSGNNIARLLARWDTKSSDEAAFVKKMNAAAKDLGMKNTTYTDPSGLDSKTVSTAVDQLKLAEAVMKFDAFRPIVAMPNAEIPGLSERLINNNDNLLLAGLSIKGIKTGSSTAAGGTLSWAAYKTVDGKDRLILGAMMDQHFKGLDPDGSNSLTMVKENSKKVIEAVRNALTSATAVKKGQVVGYVDDGLNGSTPVVATKDLKAVGVPGQKLRLSVGDGGKMVPHTAKAGTEVGELTVGNGESMQKVPVALQKDLVEPSFGAKLIRIT from the coding sequence GTGGCCGCCTGGGTCGCCGGGAAGGACGATGAGGACGGCGAGGGTGCCGAGGGCGGCGCTGAGGATGCCGAGGCCGGCGCCGAGGGCGCCGAGGCCGGTGATGCCGGTGACGGCGGCGCTGATGGTGACGCCGGTGCTGATGGTGATGCTGAGGGTGCCGTCGCCAAGTCGGACGTGAAGCAGGGAGAAGAGTTGGCGGCGGGGCCCGGAGCGGAGCCGGAAGCGGCGCCCAAGAAGGCTGCGCCCAAGAAGGCTGCGTCCGGGAAGGCTGCGCCCAAGAAGGCCGCGTCCGGGAAGGTTGAGTCCGACGGGGAAGGTGAGCCGTCGTCCAAGGCCGAGTCGTCGTCCAAGGTCGAGGCCGAGTCCGCGGCCGAGGTCGTCGATCAGCCGACCGCCGTCTTCAAGAGCATTGGGCAGCAGAAGGGCAAGTCCGACGGGAAGGCTGACGGGAAGGCCGGTGCTGCGCCTGAGGGCAAGGGCAAGGGCAAGGCTGGGGTCGATGGCAAGACCGACAGCAAGACCGATGGCAAGGCTGACGGCGAGGGCGGCGGTGAGCGGGATGGCGATGCCGATGCCGATGCCGAGGGAACGGCGGTGGATGAAGCCACCCGCGTGTTTGCTGTCGCGAAGCTGAAGGGGAAGGGTGCGGCGGCCGACGCCGTCGACCAGGCGACCAAGTCGTTCAAGATCACCCCGCCTGCCAGGGGCGAGGACGCGGCCAAGGTCACGCCCCCGGCGAAGAGCAAGGCCGCCGCCGAGGGCAAGGACGCTGCCAAGGGCAAGGCAGAGGGCAAGGCAGAGGGCAAGGCAAAGGACAAGGCAGAGGGCGAGGCCAAGACCGGCGCCAAGGGCGACGCCAAGGCTGGTGCCAAGGACGACGCCAAGGACGACGCCAAGGCGGCGCGTGGTCCCGAGCGGGACTCCGAGCGGACGAGTCAGTTCGTGGCGCTGAAGTCGGCGGACGACGGTACCGCCGGCAAGTCGCTGGGCAAGACGGCGCCCAAGACGCCTGCCCGTACGTCCGACAAGGCCGTGGAGCAGCCTTCGGACAAGGCGGCGGGCAAGACGTCCGACAAGCCCGTCGGCAAGGTCACCGACAAGGCTGCCGACAAGGCTGCGGACAAGACGGAGGCGAAGCCGGAGGGCAAGGCCGCCGGTGCGCTCCCCGCCGCCAAGCCTGCCGACAAGGCCACCGACAAGCCCGCCGAAACGGCCGCGCCGTCCAAGCCCGCCGGCCGGCCTGGCGCCATGCCGTCCGCCGCCACCGGAGCCACGGCTGCCGCCGCTCCCGGCGCGCTGCCCGAGTCGGAGCGGACCAAGCAGGAGCCCCTGCCGCCGCTCGATCTCCTGGCGCAGCTCACCAACACCCCGCCACCCCCCGAGACACCGCTGCGCACGGTCGTCCGCCGGTTCAAGATCTGGACCCCGCTGGCGGTGCTGCTGGTGATCATCTTCGTGGTCGCCCAGGCGGTGCGCCCGCTGCCCGACCCGACGCTCACCGTCGGCGACGCCGCGTCCTCGTTCACCTTCGAGGGCGGCAAGCTCGCCGTCCCGTGGCCCGCGGAGGGGCAGGCAGCCATCAAGGTGGTGGGTTCCGGGGACGTGGGGACGTTCGGCCCGCAGAAGCCGGTGCCCACCGCGAGCGTGGCCAAGATCATGACGGCCTATGTCGTCCTCCGGGACCACCCGCTCAAGAAGGACGAGAAGGGCCCGCGGATCGAGGTCGACGCCAAGGCGGTGACCGAGGGCGGATCCAAGCACGAGTCGCGGATCATGGGGCTCCGGGCGGGGCAGAAGTTCAGCCAGCAGGATCTGCTGAAGATGCTGATGATCCCGTCCGGCAACAACATCGCCCGGCTGCTGGCCCGTTGGGACACCAAGTCCAGCGACGAGGCAGCGTTCGTGAAGAAGATGAACGCCGCCGCCAAGGACCTGGGCATGAAGAACACCACCTACACCGACCCCAGCGGCCTGGACTCCAAGACCGTCAGCACCGCGGTCGACCAGCTCAAGCTGGCCGAGGCCGTCATGAAGTTCGACGCCTTCCGGCCGATCGTCGCCATGCCCAACGCCGAGATCCCGGGCCTGTCGGAGCGGCTCATCAACAACAACGACAATCTGCTGCTGGCGGGCCTGAGCATCAAGGGCATCAAGACGGGCTCCAGCACGGCGGCCGGCGGCACGCTGTCCTGGGCGGCCTACAAGACCGTCGACGGCAAGGACCGGCTGATACTGGGCGCGATGATGGACCAGCACTTCAAGGGCCTGGACCCCGACGGCTCCAACAGCCTCACGATGGTCAAGGAGAACAGCAAGAAGGTCATCGAGGCCGTACGCAACGCGCTGACCTCGGCCACGGCCGTGAAGAAGGGCCAGGTCGTCGGCTATGTCGACGACGGCCTGAACGGAAGCACGCCGGTCGTCGCCACCAAGGACCTGAAGGCGGTCGGCGTCCCGGGCCAGAAGCTGAGGTTGAGCGTCGGTGACGGGGGCAAGATGGTCCCGCACACCGCGAAGGCCGGTACCGAGGTCGGTGAGCTGACCGTCGGCAACGGCGAGAGCATGCAGAAGGTGCCGGTCGCCCTGCAGAAGGACCTCGTCGAGCCGTCCTTCGGCGCGAAGCTGATCCGCATCACCTGA
- a CDS encoding glycosyltransferase family 39 protein has translation MSAAAARSAWAAQSAVVLLPSGLMLLLGAWGIRRQDAIWRDEAVTYDMAHRSLADLWPTLQHVDVVHGLYYALMHLWFRVYDVALGGAFGEAVGLRLPSVAAMTAAAAGVALLGERLVGRRAGLSAGCTFALIPVVQQYAQEGRSYATVCALVVWASYLLVRAAARPRRKLWLGYTALMLFACLLHEFASLALPAHGAAVILARLPGRTRRAWLLSSGTVLAGLAPLAVFSTRQSAQTSWLMWPDPVQLLTFAVLAVLGLVCARVRVRSRGPIGLRALGIPLLLLPTLLLLLLSHVEPAYVDRYVLYYVVGFALLAGAALARLLRPAGELGQTRGRRLRRMTAVAVVPAVLLPVNVHLRSPDSRVDDVTAIAHAVHEVAEPGDGLLFMPSRRRIWRATLPDDFRGLRDLAQAESPPASHTLYGTERSGEAIRDRMLAVRRIVVAGDPDGQPVDDNDQEIAKRSTLHTAFEVCRTLQVRGARITVYGRAAGDCAGSGAAVADAGRQSVRPSKQSRPSRP, from the coding sequence GTGTCCGCCGCGGCCGCCCGCAGCGCGTGGGCGGCGCAGAGCGCGGTGGTGCTGTTGCCCTCCGGGCTGATGTTGCTCCTGGGGGCGTGGGGGATCCGCCGGCAGGACGCCATATGGCGGGACGAGGCGGTCACTTACGACATGGCGCACCGCAGCCTGGCCGACCTGTGGCCCACGCTGCAGCACGTCGATGTCGTCCACGGCCTCTACTACGCGCTGATGCACCTCTGGTTCCGCGTCTACGACGTCGCCCTCGGCGGCGCCTTCGGCGAGGCCGTCGGCCTGCGGCTGCCGTCCGTGGCCGCGATGACCGCCGCCGCTGCGGGCGTTGCCCTGCTGGGGGAGCGCCTGGTCGGGCGGCGGGCGGGGCTGTCGGCGGGTTGCACCTTCGCGCTGATCCCGGTGGTGCAGCAGTACGCGCAGGAGGGCCGCTCGTATGCGACGGTCTGTGCGCTGGTCGTCTGGGCGAGCTATCTGCTGGTGCGGGCCGCGGCCCGCCCGCGCCGAAAGCTGTGGCTCGGCTATACGGCGCTGATGCTGTTCGCCTGCCTGCTGCACGAGTTCGCCTCGCTGGCCCTGCCCGCGCACGGCGCCGCGGTGATCCTCGCGCGGCTGCCTGGCCGGACACGGCGCGCCTGGCTGCTCTCCTCGGGCACCGTCCTCGCCGGGCTGGCCCCGCTCGCGGTGTTCAGCACCCGGCAGTCCGCGCAGACCAGCTGGCTCATGTGGCCGGACCCCGTCCAACTGCTGACCTTCGCCGTGCTCGCGGTCCTCGGTCTCGTCTGCGCCCGCGTCCGGGTCCGCTCCCGCGGCCCGATCGGACTGCGCGCCCTCGGCATCCCCCTGCTGCTCCTTCCCACCCTCCTCCTGCTGCTCCTCTCCCATGTCGAACCGGCCTATGTGGACCGCTATGTCCTCTACTACGTCGTCGGGTTCGCACTGCTCGCGGGCGCCGCGCTGGCGCGGCTGCTGCGGCCGGCCGGTGAGCTCGGCCAGACCCGTGGCCGGCGGCTGCGGCGGATGACGGCGGTGGCCGTGGTGCCGGCCGTGCTGCTGCCCGTCAACGTCCATCTGCGCAGCCCGGACAGCCGGGTCGACGATGTCACCGCGATCGCGCACGCCGTGCACGAGGTGGCCGAGCCGGGCGACGGCCTGTTGTTCATGCCGTCCCGCAGGCGGATCTGGCGGGCGACCCTGCCGGACGACTTCCGCGGGCTGCGCGATCTCGCCCAGGCCGAGAGCCCGCCCGCCTCCCACACCCTCTACGGCACCGAGCGGTCCGGCGAGGCGATCCGCGACCGGATGCTGGCCGTCCGCCGGATCGTCGTCGCCGGCGACCCCGACGGGCAGCCGGTCGATGACAACGACCAGGAGATCGCCAAACGGTCCACGCTGCACACCGCGTTCGAGGTCTGCCGCACGCTCCAGGTCAGGGGCGCCCGGATCACGGTGTACGGGCGGGCGGCGGGGGATTGCGCGGGGTCGGGGGCCGCGGTGGCGGATGCCGGCCGTCAGTCCGTGAGGCCGTCAAAGCAGTCAAGGCCGTCAAGGCCGTAG
- a CDS encoding ATP-grasp domain-containing protein, protein MTASRRRAPAAPVLLTSAQRTSTAVLLNAAAARRGLETVTLTGPDTLRALAGRSVHWYGGPRTADRVAGPLRLGLLDPPDDWPARLPRQLTLRRIELTTHAQASRRTGAFFAKPPSDKSFPPGVVACGARLPPAAPQTPVLVSEVVSFVAEYRLFLLDGALVTATRYAVHGRLDPAPLDDDPYAPDVRAFAARLTALAPLPSAAAVDVGRLDGGGWAVVEANMPYFAHCYAADPAAVLEVVLRAAGPYGRVQDGDRRFLRVAAEPGALGALGALGAREPQGPRDPLRP, encoded by the coding sequence ATGACGGCGTCCCGGCGCCGCGCCCCCGCCGCTCCCGTGCTGCTGACCTCGGCACAGCGCACCAGCACCGCCGTCCTGCTGAACGCGGCGGCCGCCCGCCGCGGCCTCGAAACGGTGACCTTGACCGGGCCGGACACCCTGCGCGCACTGGCCGGGCGGTCGGTGCACTGGTACGGCGGGCCGCGCACCGCCGACCGCGTCGCCGGACCACTGCGGCTGGGCCTGCTGGACCCTCCGGACGACTGGCCGGCCCGGCTTCCACGTCAACTCACCCTTCGCAGGATCGAGTTGACGACACACGCGCAAGCGTCACGGCGTACCGGAGCGTTCTTCGCCAAACCGCCGAGTGACAAGTCCTTCCCGCCGGGTGTGGTGGCCTGCGGGGCGCGGCTGCCGCCGGCCGCCCCGCAGACTCCGGTGCTCGTCTCGGAGGTCGTCTCCTTCGTCGCCGAGTACCGGCTGTTCCTCCTGGACGGCGCCCTGGTCACGGCCACCCGCTACGCCGTCCACGGCCGCCTGGACCCCGCGCCGCTGGACGACGACCCGTACGCCCCGGACGTCCGCGCCTTCGCCGCCCGGCTGACGGCGCTCGCTCCGCTGCCGAGTGCGGCGGCGGTCGATGTGGGGCGGCTGGACGGGGGTGGATGGGCCGTGGTGGAGGCCAATATGCCGTACTTCGCGCACTGTTACGCGGCGGATCCGGCGGCCGTGCTGGAGGTGGTGCTGCGGGCGGCAGGTCCGTACGGGCGTGTCCAGGACGGCGACCGTCGTTTCCTGCGCGTGGCCGCGGAGCCTGGGGCGCTGGGGGCGCTGGGGGCGCTGGGGGCCCGGGAGCCTCAGGGGCCCAGGGACCCTCTACGGCCTTGA
- a CDS encoding ADP-ribosylation/crystallin J1, protein MIETPRPDGTTPATLTLWRPTGPEELALVEASGWRAWPPRLPDQPIFYPVLNEDYAIRIARDWNVPASGVGHVTRFEIEADFAERYPVRQAGGETILELWVPAEELEEFNRHIVGRIELVRSFRPPQGS, encoded by the coding sequence ATGATCGAGACGCCGCGCCCGGACGGGACCACGCCCGCCACCCTCACCCTCTGGCGCCCCACCGGCCCCGAGGAGCTGGCCCTGGTCGAGGCCTCCGGCTGGCGCGCCTGGCCGCCCCGCCTGCCCGACCAGCCGATCTTCTACCCCGTGCTCAACGAGGACTACGCGATACGGATCGCCCGCGACTGGAACGTGCCGGCTTCCGGCGTCGGCCATGTCACCCGCTTCGAGATCGAGGCGGACTTCGCCGAGCGCTATCCGGTGCGGCAGGCGGGCGGCGAGACGATCCTCGAACTGTGGGTCCCCGCGGAGGAGCTGGAGGAGTTCAACCGGCATATCGTCGGGCGCATCGAGCTCGTCCGCAGCTTCCGCCCGCCGCAAGGATCATGA
- a CDS encoding ArsR/SmtB family transcription factor, whose product MTTPAYSSELARLAALLADRTRASFCLALLDGRAWTAGELATYAQVAPSTASEHLTRLTEGGLLVERRQGRHRYVQLAGPRVAELLESLIAQLDPPAERPRGLRAVSTSAALARGRTCYDHLAGRLGVTITDAMTGRGLLDQDGGFALTDAGRQWLTDGLGIEPATLRTGRRPQARGCLDWTERRTHLAGTAGARLCDRLLHRHWVRRIGSGRAVRLTPDGATALRDLLGIDGAAADLM is encoded by the coding sequence ATGACCACTCCGGCGTACAGCTCCGAGCTCGCACGGCTGGCCGCACTGCTCGCGGACCGCACCCGGGCGTCCTTCTGCCTGGCCCTGCTCGACGGCCGGGCCTGGACGGCCGGCGAGCTGGCCACGTATGCGCAGGTCGCGCCCTCGACGGCGAGCGAGCATCTGACCCGGCTCACCGAGGGCGGGCTGCTGGTGGAGCGCCGCCAGGGCCGCCACCGTTACGTCCAGCTCGCCGGTCCGCGCGTCGCCGAGCTGCTGGAATCCCTGATCGCACAGCTCGACCCGCCGGCCGAGCGGCCCCGCGGTCTGCGCGCCGTGAGCACTTCCGCCGCGCTCGCCCGGGGCCGCACCTGTTACGACCACCTGGCGGGCCGGCTCGGTGTGACGATCACCGACGCCATGACCGGGCGGGGACTGCTCGACCAGGACGGCGGGTTCGCGCTCACCGACGCCGGGCGGCAGTGGCTCACCGACGGCCTGGGGATCGAGCCGGCCACGCTGCGTACGGGCCGACGGCCCCAGGCCCGTGGCTGCCTGGACTGGACCGAGCGCCGGACCCACCTCGCGGGCACGGCCGGCGCCCGGCTCTGCGACCGCCTGCTGCACCGGCACTGGGTCCGCCGGATCGGCAGCGGCCGGGCCGTGCGTCTCACCCCGGACGGAGCGACGGCGCTGCGGGACCTGCTGGGAATCGACGGGGCGGCGGCCGATCTGATGTGA
- a CDS encoding isocitrate lyase/PEP mutase family protein: MSTSPEYATFHFHALHHADQPLLLPNAWDVISAVALAGAGYAAVGTTSLGVAAAHGYPDGRALAEARDATLALALRLNGRLSCPYTVDVEGGFGGDAGQVGDLAAELAEAGAAGLNLEDGLPGGEGLQDPVRQAELLSAVKERAPGLFLNARIDTHWLTDSPPPLSVTLARAERYLAAGADGIFVPGVVADEEVSALVAGIPAPLNILFAPGRHTVSRLADLGVRRISTGSLLFRTALQATLTAADAIRTGRRPTDAAGAGEGGEALGYEALGYEEVQRLVVGEEA; encoded by the coding sequence ATGAGCACCTCCCCGGAGTACGCCACCTTCCACTTCCATGCGCTGCACCATGCCGACCAGCCGCTGCTGCTGCCCAATGCCTGGGACGTCATCTCGGCCGTCGCGCTCGCCGGGGCCGGATACGCGGCGGTCGGCACCACGAGCCTGGGCGTCGCCGCGGCTCATGGCTATCCGGACGGGCGGGCGCTCGCCGAGGCCCGCGACGCGACGCTGGCCCTGGCGCTGCGGCTCAATGGCCGGCTGTCCTGCCCGTACACCGTCGATGTGGAGGGCGGATTCGGCGGCGACGCCGGCCAAGTGGGAGATCTGGCCGCCGAGTTGGCGGAGGCCGGGGCGGCCGGGCTGAACCTGGAGGACGGGCTGCCCGGCGGCGAGGGGCTGCAGGATCCGGTCCGCCAGGCCGAATTGCTCAGCGCGGTGAAGGAGCGGGCGCCGGGCCTGTTCCTCAATGCCCGGATCGACACCCACTGGCTGACGGACAGCCCGCCGCCGCTGTCGGTGACGCTCGCGCGCGCCGAGCGCTATCTGGCGGCGGGCGCGGACGGCATCTTCGTACCGGGCGTCGTCGCCGACGAGGAGGTGTCGGCGCTGGTCGCCGGGATCCCCGCGCCGCTGAACATCCTCTTCGCCCCCGGACGGCACACCGTCAGCCGTCTGGCCGACCTCGGCGTACGCCGCATCAGCACCGGTTCGCTGCTGTTCCGTACGGCGCTGCAGGCGACCCTCACGGCGGCGGACGCGATCCGTACGGGGCGACGGCCCACGGATGCGGCCGGGGCGGGGGAGGGCGGCGAGGCGCTGGGCTACGAGGCGCTGGGCTACGAGGAGGTGCAGCGGCTGGTGGTGGGGGAGGAGGCGTAG
- a CDS encoding sensor histidine kinase: protein MRRPAVSLRWKIALTVMAVSCAVAAVLGVLVHNAVARQTVGQVRKETSEHLGTALDLFEYGTSREGLNSLLDPPQLPAELRRLARSGERGTMVGTYRGRLVMWAAAPADRHVMAVWSPYGNTHRSLDKLDTAILGSAVLAAAAVALAGLFLAQRISRRLATTAAVARRITAGDLDARVGNGADQTGGGAAGQDEVAAVAAALDSVAGSLQSRLQAEQRFTADVAHELRTPLTGILASAELLPEGRPKEMINDRLRALRRLTEDLLEISRLDSGTERADLDAYDLGTLVEGSVRTTGLDSVVRVAADRVVETDRRRLDRILANLVINAHRHGRPPVVVTVDAPPGGPAIIEVRDHGPGYSADLLHHGPQRFRTDAPGRGKGHGLGLTIAVGQSAVLGIDLRFTNAPDGGARTILRLPDVAPRAP, encoded by the coding sequence ATGAGACGCCCGGCGGTCTCCCTCCGCTGGAAGATCGCGCTGACGGTGATGGCGGTGAGCTGCGCGGTCGCCGCAGTCCTCGGGGTCCTCGTCCACAATGCGGTGGCCCGCCAAACCGTCGGCCAGGTCCGCAAGGAGACCAGCGAACACCTCGGCACCGCCCTGGACCTCTTCGAGTACGGCACCTCGCGCGAAGGCCTCAACTCCCTCCTGGATCCGCCCCAACTGCCTGCCGAACTGCGCCGGTTGGCGCGCTCCGGCGAGCGCGGCACCATGGTGGGTACGTATCGGGGCCGTCTCGTCATGTGGGCGGCGGCGCCGGCCGACCGCCACGTCATGGCCGTCTGGTCGCCCTACGGCAACACGCACCGCTCCCTCGACAAACTCGACACCGCCATCCTCGGCTCCGCCGTGCTCGCCGCCGCGGCCGTCGCCCTCGCCGGGCTGTTCCTGGCCCAGCGCATCAGCCGGCGGCTGGCCACCACGGCGGCGGTCGCACGCCGTATCACCGCCGGTGACCTGGACGCCCGGGTCGGCAACGGCGCAGATCAGACGGGCGGCGGGGCGGCCGGGCAGGACGAGGTGGCGGCGGTGGCCGCGGCGCTGGACTCGGTGGCGGGCTCCCTGCAGAGCCGGCTCCAGGCGGAACAGCGCTTCACCGCCGATGTCGCCCATGAGCTCCGGACGCCGCTCACCGGCATCCTCGCCTCGGCCGAGCTGCTGCCGGAGGGCCGGCCCAAGGAGATGATCAACGACCGGCTGCGGGCGCTGCGCCGTCTCACCGAGGACCTGCTGGAGATCTCCCGGCTGGACTCCGGCACCGAGCGCGCCGACCTCGACGCCTATGACCTCGGGACGCTGGTCGAAGGCTCCGTACGCACCACCGGCCTCGACAGCGTCGTGCGGGTCGCCGCCGACAGGGTGGTCGAGACCGACCGCCGCCGCCTCGACCGCATCCTCGCCAACCTCGTCATCAACGCACACCGGCACGGCCGGCCCCCGGTCGTCGTCACCGTCGACGCCCCGCCCGGCGGCCCGGCGATCATCGAGGTACGCGACCACGGTCCCGGTTACTCCGCCGACCTGCTGCATCACGGTCCGCAGCGCTTCCGCACCGACGCCCCGGGCCGAGGGAAGGGCCACGGCCTGGGTCTGACCATCGCCGTCGGCCAGTCCGCCGTCCTGGGCATCGACCTCCGCTTCACCAACGCGCCCGACGGAGGCGCCCGCACGATCCTCCGACTTCCTGATGTCGCCCCCCGAGCTCCTTGA
- the recQ gene encoding DNA helicase RecQ: protein MALADVEVVVDMDVEGASDASEAVQVLRRVFGYESFRGSQQEIIEHVIGGGDAVVLMPTGGGKSLCYQIPSLVRSGVGVVISPLIALMQDQVDALRALGVRAGFLNSTQDLEERRLVEAEFLAGELDLLYLAPERLRVEQTLSLLDRGKVSLFAIDEAHCVAQWGHDFRPDYLALSMLHERWPEVPRIALTATATEATHTEITSRLRMADARHFVASFDRPNIQYRIAAKSEPKKQLLELLRNEHAGDAGIVYCLSRASVEKTAQFLVENGIAAVPYHAGLDPRTRADHQSRFLREDGLTVVATIAFGMGIDKPDVRFVAHLDLPKSVEGYYQETGRAGRDGQPSTAWLAYGLQDVVQQRKMIDGSEGDEAHRRRLSAHLDAMLALCETVQCRRVRLLAYFGQESSACGNCDTCLTPPETWDGTVAAQKLLSTVVRLKRERGQKFGAGQIIDILTGKKTAKVIQFDHDGLSVFGVGNDLRDAEWRGVVRQLLAQGLLAVEGDYGTLVLTEASAEVLGGRREVPMRREPEKAARAAKAKTKSKRAAPVDLPEEALPVFEALRGWRGRTAKEQGVPAYVIFHDATLREIATARPATTAELGAVNGVGENKLAKYGSQILDVLAGRETSGGEGGGGEGAGASAAGGGTVAAGATAAAGPTAAAGTATTAGAAAGAARPSRAPGDAHLGPEPDDEEAFPEPPDDIDW, encoded by the coding sequence ATGGCTCTGGCGGACGTGGAAGTGGTCGTGGACATGGATGTGGAAGGCGCCTCGGACGCAAGCGAGGCGGTGCAGGTACTGCGCCGGGTGTTCGGGTACGAGTCGTTCCGCGGCAGTCAGCAGGAGATCATCGAGCACGTCATAGGGGGCGGGGACGCGGTCGTCCTGATGCCGACCGGTGGCGGCAAGTCGCTGTGCTATCAGATTCCCTCGCTGGTCAGAAGCGGTGTGGGGGTGGTCATCTCGCCCCTGATCGCGTTGATGCAGGACCAGGTCGATGCCCTGCGGGCGCTCGGGGTGCGGGCCGGGTTCCTCAATTCGACACAGGATCTGGAGGAGCGGCGGCTCGTCGAGGCCGAGTTCCTGGCCGGGGAGCTGGATCTGCTGTATCTGGCACCCGAGCGGCTGCGGGTCGAGCAGACACTGAGCCTGCTGGACCGGGGGAAGGTCTCGCTCTTCGCGATCGACGAGGCGCACTGTGTCGCGCAGTGGGGCCATGACTTCCGACCGGATTACCTGGCTCTGTCGATGCTGCACGAGCGCTGGCCCGAGGTGCCGCGGATCGCGCTGACCGCCACCGCGACCGAGGCGACGCATACCGAGATCACCTCCCGGCTGCGGATGGCCGACGCCCGGCACTTCGTCGCGAGCTTCGACCGGCCGAACATCCAGTACCGGATCGCGGCGAAGAGCGAACCGAAGAAGCAGCTGCTGGAGCTGCTGCGGAACGAGCATGCCGGGGACGCGGGGATCGTCTACTGCCTGTCGCGGGCCTCGGTCGAGAAGACCGCACAGTTCCTGGTGGAGAACGGCATTGCGGCGGTGCCGTATCACGCGGGGCTCGACCCGCGGACGCGCGCCGACCACCAGTCCCGCTTCCTGCGTGAGGACGGGCTGACCGTGGTCGCCACGATCGCGTTCGGCATGGGCATCGACAAGCCGGATGTGCGGTTCGTGGCGCATCTGGATCTGCCGAAGTCGGTGGAGGGCTACTACCAGGAGACGGGGCGCGCGGGGCGTGACGGGCAGCCGTCGACGGCCTGGCTGGCCTACGGGCTGCAGGATGTGGTGCAGCAGCGGAAGATGATCGACGGGTCGGAGGGCGACGAGGCGCACCGGCGGCGGCTGTCGGCCCATCTCGACGCGATGCTGGCGCTGTGCGAGACGGTGCAGTGCCGGCGGGTGCGGCTGCTGGCCTACTTCGGGCAGGAGAGCAGCGCCTGCGGCAACTGCGACACCTGCCTGACCCCGCCGGAGACCTGGGACGGCACGGTGGCCGCGCAGAAGCTGCTGTCCACGGTCGTCCGGCTGAAGCGCGAGCGCGGGCAGAAGTTCGGCGCGGGCCAGATCATCGACATCCTGACGGGGAAGAAGACCGCCAAGGTCATTCAGTTCGATCACGACGGGCTGAGCGTCTTCGGAGTGGGGAACGACCTCAGGGACGCCGAATGGCGGGGTGTCGTACGGCAGTTGCTGGCCCAGGGACTGCTCGCCGTCGAAGGTGACTACGGCACGCTGGTGCTCACGGAGGCGAGCGCCGAGGTGCTGGGCGGCCGGCGCGAGGTGCCGATGCGGCGGGAGCCGGAGAAGGCGGCGCGGGCGGCCAAGGCGAAGACGAAGAGCAAGCGTGCGGCTCCGGTGGACCTACCGGAAGAGGCCCTGCCGGTCTTCGAGGCGTTGCGCGGCTGGCGGGGGCGTACGGCCAAGGAGCAGGGCGTGCCCGCCTATGTGATCTTCCACGATGCGACGCTGCGGGAGATCGCCACGGCCCGGCCGGCGACCACGGCCGAGCTCGGCGCGGTCAACGGGGTCGGCGAGAACAAGCTCGCGAAGTACGGATCGCAGATCTTGGATGTGCTGGCGGGGCGGGAGACCTCCGGCGGAGAGGGCGGCGGCGGAGAGGGAGCCGGCGCGTCAGCGGCGGGCGGGGGAACAGTGGCGGCCGGGGCAACGGCGGCGGCTGGGCCCACGGCGGCGGCCGGGACGGCAACGACCGCTGGGGCGGCTGCCGGGGCGGCCCGGCCGAGCAGAGCGCCGGGGGATGCTCACCTGGGGCCGGAGCCTGATGACGAGGAGGCGTTTCCGGAGCCGCCGGATGACATCGACTGGTAG